In Vigna angularis cultivar LongXiaoDou No.4 chromosome 8, ASM1680809v1, whole genome shotgun sequence, one DNA window encodes the following:
- the LOC108344785 gene encoding AAA-ATPase ASD, mitochondrial isoform X1, which translates to MRELWRQMGSLMATVVFMYTIFERFFPSSFRDRLQAYAQKVANHFNPYIQITFPEFSGERLKKSEAYNAIQIYLSANSSQRAKKLKAEVVKDSQSPLVLSMDDNEEITDEFQGVKVWWSAKKVSSNPQRSYRDIITMSYIKHVLEEGKEIELTNRQLKLYTNNPSSGGYGYKQSKWSHIVFEHPASFETLAMDQKRKEDILKDLTKFKKGKEYYSKIGKAWKRGYLLYGPPGTGKSTMIAAIAKFMNYDVYDLELTAVKDNTELKKLLIETPSKSITVIEDIDCSLDLTGQRKKKKEEVENEEQKDPMRKNEEESSKSSKVTLSGLLNFIDGIWSACGGERIIIFTTNYVEKLDPALIRRGRMDKHIEMSYCCFDAFKVLAKNYLAVESHLLFGRIGTLLKETEMSPADVAENLMPKSEDEDVETCLENLINALEKNKEENANKKEEEEAEENFEEEKAEEESTQNKEINREKGRRRRTERVGRGESQRRIYSE; encoded by the exons ATGAGGGAGCTATGGAGACAAATGGGATCATTAATGGCAACTGTGGTGTTCATGTACACCATTTTTGAGCGATTCTTCCCTTCTTCCTTTCGTGACCGTCTTCAGGCCTATGCTCAAAAAGTGGCAAACCATTTCAACCCTTACATCCAAATTACCTTTCCTGAGTTTTCAGGGGAAAGACTGAAGAAAAGTGAAGCATACAATGCCATCCAAATCTACCTCAGTGCAAACTCATCTCAGAGAGCCAAAAAACTCAAAGCTGAAGTGGTGAAGGATAGCCAAAGCCCACTGGTTCTCAGCATGGATGACAATGAAGAGATCACCGATGAGTTCCAAGGTGTCAAAGTGTGGTGGAGTGCAAAAAAAGTAAGCTCCAATCCACAGAG AAGCTACCGTGATATCATCACCATGTCTTACATCAAGCATGTGTTGGAAGAGGGGAAGGAAATTGAGTTGACAAACAGGCAGTTGAAGCTTTATACCAACAATCCCAGCAGTGGTGGGTATGGTTACAAGCAGTCAAAGTGGAGTCACATAGTGTTTGAGCACCCTGCCTCTTTTGAAACACTGGCAATGGATCAGAAAAGGAAGGAAGATATCCTGAAAGACCTTACTAAATTTAAGAAGGGAAAGGAGTATTACTCAAAGATAGGTAAGGCTTGGAAAAGAGGGTATCTTTTGTATGGCCCTCCAGGGACTGGGAAGTCTACCATGATAGCTGCTATTGCTAAGTTCATGAACTATGATGTGTATGATCTTGAGTTGACAGCAGTGAAGGACAACACTGAATTGAAAAAGTTGTTGATTGAAACTCCAAGTAAGTCTATTACTGTGATTGAGGACATTGATTGTTCTCTTGATCTTACTGggcagaggaagaagaaaaaggaagaggtTGAGAATGAAGAACAAAAAGATCCTATGAGGAAGAATGAAGAGGAGAGTAGCAAGAGCAGCAAGGTAACTCTATCTGGGTTGCTGAATTTTATTGATGGGATTTGGTCAGCTTGTGGAGGTGAGAGGATCATCATTTTCACCACAAATTATGTGGAGAAACTTGACCCTGCTCTCATCAGGAGAGGGAGGATGGACAAGCACATTGAGATGTCCTATTGTTGTTTTGATGCATTCAAGGTGCTGGCCAAGAACTACTTGGCTGTTGAGTCTCACCTTTTGTTTGGTAGAATTGGGACATTGTTGAAGGAGACAGAAATGTCACCTGCTGATGTTGCTGAGAATCTAATGCCAAAGTCTGAGGATGAAGATGTGGAGACTTGCCTGGAGAATTTGATTAATGCTCTTGAGAAGAACAAGGAGGAGAATGCaaataaaaaggaagaagaagaagcagaggAAAATTTCGAGGAGGAGAAAGCCGAAGAAGAATCTACTCAGAATAAGGAAATAAACAGAGAAAAaggcagaagaagaagaacagaaaGAGTTGGAAGAGGAGAAAGCCAAAGAAGAATCTACTCAGAATAA
- the LOC108345097 gene encoding AAA-ATPase ASD, mitochondrial, whose amino-acid sequence MREMGELWSQLGSLMATIMFVYAMYEQFFPHHLRVYVRKYTQRFTRLMYPYIQISFPEFSGERLKRSEAYTAIRTYLSANSSQRAQRLKAEVDQGRQDSVVLSMDDNEEITDEFHGVKLWWSANYTLPRTQSFSFYPSSEEKRFLTLTFHRRHRHLITTSYIQHVLKKGRAIAVDNRKLKLYTNNPSNDWYGWKRTKWSHVNFEHPSRFDTLAMDPKKKEEIVKDLERFKTGEKYYAKVGKAWKRGYLLYGPPGTGKSSMIAAMANYMNYDVYDLELTAVKENTELRKLLIETSSKSIIVIEDIDCSLDLTGQRKKKKEKKDEDGEEKQKNNPVKKAEEEEKKESKVTLSGLLNFIDGIWSACGGERIIIFTTNFVEKLDPALIRRGRMDKHIEMSYCGYEAFKVLAKNYLEVESHSLFPTIEKLMGETNISPADVAENLMPKSADEDPEICLKSLIESLEEAKKKAEEEAEKKAKEDKKENEKKELVKDEKVEASEKSGEEVKENGIH is encoded by the exons atgagagaaatgGGTGAATTATGGTCTCAACTAGGTTCACTCATGGCTACCATAATGTTTGTGTATGCCATGTATGAGCAATTCTTCCCGCACCACCTTCGAGTCTATGTCAGAAAATACACACAAAGATTCACACGCTTAATGTACCCTTACATCCAAATCTCCTTCCCTGAGTTCTCAGGCGAAAGGTTGAAGAGAAGTGAAGCATACACTGCCATAAGAACCTACCTCAGTGCAAACTCTTCTCAAAGAGCACAAAGGCTCAAAGCTGAAGTTGACCAGGGTAGGCAAGACTCTGTGGTGCTTTCCATGGACGACAATGAAGAGATCACAGATGAGTTCCACGGTGTTAAACTGTGGTGGAGTGCAAACTACACACTCCCAAGAACACAGTCATTCTCATTCTACCCTTCTTCAGAAGAGAAGAGATTTCTAACCCTAACGTTTCACAGGCGCCACCGTCACCTCATCACCACCTCTTACATCCAACATGTGTTGAAGAAAGGAAGGGCCATTGCAGTTGACAATAGGAAGCTCAAGTTGTACACCAACAACCCCAGCAACGATTG GTATGGTTGGAAACGTACCAAGTGGAGTCATGTGAATTTTGAGCATCCCTCGAGGTTTGACACTCTTGCAATGGATCcaaagaagaaggaagagatAGTGAAGGACCTTGAGAGGTTCAAGACAGGAGAAAAGTACTATGCTAAAGTAGGGAAGGCTTGGAAGAGAGGATACTTACTGTACGGTCCCCCTGGAACTGGGAAATCAAGCATGATAGCTGCTATGGCGAATTACATGAACTATGATGTGTATGATCTTGAACTGACAGCAGTGAAGGAGAACACGGAGTTAAGGAAGTTGTTGATTGAAACATCAAGCAAGTCGATTATAGTGATTGAGGACATTGATTGCTCTCTTGATCTGACTGggcaaaggaagaagaagaaggagaagaaagatgaGGATGGGGAGGAGAAGCAGAAAAATAATCCTGTGAAGAAAgctgaggaagaagagaagaaggaaagtAAGGTGACTCTATCAGGgttgttgaatttcattgatGGGATTTGGTCAGCTTGTGGTGGAGAGAGGATCATAATCTTCACGACAAACTTTGTGGAGAAGCTTGATCCTGCTCTCATAAGGAGGGGAAGGATGGACAAGCACATAGAAATGTCATACTGTGGCTATGAAGCATTCAAGGTGCTGGCCAAGAACTACTTGGAGGTTGAATCACACAGTTTGTTTCCCACTATTGAGAAGTTGATGGGAGAGACCAATATTTCACCTGCTGATGTAGCTGAGAATCTAATGCCTAAATCAGCTGATGAAGATCCAGAAATCTGCTTGAAGAGTTTGATTGAGTCTCTTGAAGAGGCCAAGAAGAAGGCAGAAGAGGAAGCAGAGAAAAAGGCCAAGGAGGATaagaaagagaatgaaaagaaagagtTAGTCAAAGATGAAAAAGTTGAAGCTTCTGAAAAATCTGGAGAAGAGGTGAAAGAAAATGGCATCCATTAG
- the LOC108344785 gene encoding AAA-ATPase ASD, mitochondrial isoform X2, whose amino-acid sequence MRELWRQMGSLMATVVFMYTIFERFFPSSFRDRLQAYAQKVANHFNPYIQITFPEFSGERLKKSEAYNAIQIYLSANSSQRAKKLKAEVVKDSQSPLVLSMDDNEEITDEFQGVKVWWSAKKVSSNPQRYNPFSYYDSSDEKRFYKLTFHRSYRDIITMSYIKHVLEEGKEIELTNRQLKLYTNNPSSGGYGYKQSKWSHIVFEHPASFETLAMDQKRKEDILKDLTKFKKGKEYYSKIGKAWKRGYLLYGPPGTGKSTMIAAIAKFMNYDVYDLELTAVKDNTELKKLLIETPSKSITVIEDIDCSLDLTGQRKKKKEEVENEEQKDPMRKNEEESSKSSKVTLSGLLNFIDGIWSACGGERIIIFTTNYVEKLDPALIRRGRMDKHIEMSYCCFDAFKVLAKNYLAVESHLLFGRIGTLLKETEMSPADVAENLMPKSEDEDVETCLENLINALEKNKEENANKKEEEEAEENFEEEKKKAEEEEQKELEEEKAKEESTQNKEIIKEKTRGEGKSKMCLQITISY is encoded by the exons ATGAGGGAGCTATGGAGACAAATGGGATCATTAATGGCAACTGTGGTGTTCATGTACACCATTTTTGAGCGATTCTTCCCTTCTTCCTTTCGTGACCGTCTTCAGGCCTATGCTCAAAAAGTGGCAAACCATTTCAACCCTTACATCCAAATTACCTTTCCTGAGTTTTCAGGGGAAAGACTGAAGAAAAGTGAAGCATACAATGCCATCCAAATCTACCTCAGTGCAAACTCATCTCAGAGAGCCAAAAAACTCAAAGCTGAAGTGGTGAAGGATAGCCAAAGCCCACTGGTTCTCAGCATGGATGACAATGAAGAGATCACCGATGAGTTCCAAGGTGTCAAAGTGTGGTGGAGTGCAAAAAAAGTAAGCTCCAATCCACAGAGGTACAACCCTTTCTCTTACTACGATTCCTCTGATGAGAAAAGGTTCTATAAGCTCACTTTCCACAGAAGCTACCGTGATATCATCACCATGTCTTACATCAAGCATGTGTTGGAAGAGGGGAAGGAAATTGAGTTGACAAACAGGCAGTTGAAGCTTTATACCAACAATCCCAGCAGTGGTGGGTATGGTTACAAGCAGTCAAAGTGGAGTCACATAGTGTTTGAGCACCCTGCCTCTTTTGAAACACTGGCAATGGATCAGAAAAGGAAGGAAGATATCCTGAAAGACCTTACTAAATTTAAGAAGGGAAAGGAGTATTACTCAAAGATAGGTAAGGCTTGGAAAAGAGGGTATCTTTTGTATGGCCCTCCAGGGACTGGGAAGTCTACCATGATAGCTGCTATTGCTAAGTTCATGAACTATGATGTGTATGATCTTGAGTTGACAGCAGTGAAGGACAACACTGAATTGAAAAAGTTGTTGATTGAAACTCCAAGTAAGTCTATTACTGTGATTGAGGACATTGATTGTTCTCTTGATCTTACTGggcagaggaagaagaaaaaggaagaggtTGAGAATGAAGAACAAAAAGATCCTATGAGGAAGAATGAAGAGGAGAGTAGCAAGAGCAGCAAGGTAACTCTATCTGGGTTGCTGAATTTTATTGATGGGATTTGGTCAGCTTGTGGAGGTGAGAGGATCATCATTTTCACCACAAATTATGTGGAGAAACTTGACCCTGCTCTCATCAGGAGAGGGAGGATGGACAAGCACATTGAGATGTCCTATTGTTGTTTTGATGCATTCAAGGTGCTGGCCAAGAACTACTTGGCTGTTGAGTCTCACCTTTTGTTTGGTAGAATTGGGACATTGTTGAAGGAGACAGAAATGTCACCTGCTGATGTTGCTGAGAATCTAATGCCAAAGTCTGAGGATGAAGATGTGGAGACTTGCCTGGAGAATTTGATTAATGCTCTTGAGAAGAACAAGGAGGAGAATGCaaataaaaaggaagaagaagaagcagaggAAAATTTCGAGGAGGAGAAA AAAAaggcagaagaagaagaacagaaaGAGTTGGAAGAGGAGAAAGCCAAAGAAGAATCTACTCAGAATAAGGaaataatcaaagaaaaaactAGGGGTGAAGGAAAATCGAAAATGTGTTTGCAAATAACAATCAGTTATTGA